The following proteins are encoded in a genomic region of Xenopus laevis strain J_2021 chromosome 3L, Xenopus_laevis_v10.1, whole genome shotgun sequence:
- the LOC108710721 gene encoding PHD finger protein 21B isoform X3 gives MKQDPQKLAVRSCPVGSAKPIPLIKSPSSQGIAISVVPAKAPVTMVTAHLNGQKSTNATAPSATSATEQTAPINLQTTGKLVGGTLNLATRRVSDISHAQALGTITAVPIKIPQVSSLHRLAGHGPAVLPQVRPKTLIPESLSISPCREQPSKQPPTFQKATVVSIKNPSPALPTANNTVGHIPTSASQSQSVLEPTISSPLSGAGVAYAIISASPSNASPINTSTVSVVNDGIKVQPLLISADSKVGPNTSERQPCGSAATLCSLRFFLYFSQVIIIQPQIQSQPECKTEIKKLSEETQTPQGPPAAKKKKEENPEKIAFMVALGLVTTEHLEELQSKRHERKRRSTANPAYSGLLEPERKRFASNYLSNPFISGRANEDLFWKHEITHDEYCSACKRGSYLQTCGACPRAYHLDCLDPPLKVPPKGVWLCPKCQQKLLKKDAVPWSGALTLVQSYVTHKSVKEEEKRKLLKKGNELKNEQRQLEDQERLLNNAMKKCLELKNSLLVQQKGTQSSLERLKTLIKLIQSEQMIQVTMTTTSSSSSPPPLTVTWIKPSSAAANTAFHKALQPSHSNN, from the exons AAGCTGGCAGTCCGGAGCTGTCCTGTTGGTAGTGCCAAGCCCATCCCGCTCATCAAATCACCCAGCAGCCAGGGCATCGCCATATCAGTCGTTCCGGCCAAAGCCCCCGTCACTATGGTGACCGCACACCTCAATGGCCAAAAATCAACCAATGCCACAGCTCCTTCAGCAACGAGCGCCACCGAACAGACTGCGCCAATCAACCTCCAAACCACAGGCAAACTGGTGGGCGGAACCTTAAATCTGGCAACAAGGAGGGTGTCTGACATATCCCATGCGCAG GCATTGGGAACAATAACGGCGGTGCCCATCAAAATCCCTCAGGTGAGCTCCTTGCACAGATTGGCAGGACACGGCCCTGCAGTGCTACCTCAG GTTAGGCCAAAGACTCTGATCCCAGAAAGCCTCTCGATCTCCCCCTGCAGAGAGCAGCCTTCCAAGCAGCCCCCTACCTTTCAAAAAGCCACAGTCGTCAGCATCAAAAACCCCAGCCCCGCCCTTCCCACCGCCAACAATACGGTCGGCCACATCCCCACTTCCGCTAGCCAATCCCAGAGTGTTTTAGAGCCGACGATTTCCTCTCCTCTCAGCGGGGCCGGAGTTGCCTATGCCATTATATCGGCTTCCCCCAGCAATGCCAGTCCCATTAACACCAGCACAGTCTCCGTGGTCAACGACGGCATCAAAGTTCAGCCGCTCCTCATCAGCGCTGACAGTAAGGTGGGTCCAAATACATCCGAGCGTCAGCCTTGTGGCTCAGCAGCGACTCTTTGTTCACTCCGATTCTTCCTTTACTTTTCTCAGGTTATCATTATTCAGCCTCAAATCCAGAGCCAGCCAGAATGCAAAACTGAAATCAAGAAGCTTTCGGAAGAGACGCAGACACCTCAGGGACCCCCAGCTGccaaaaagaaaaaggaggaaaatccagag aAAATTGCCTTCATGGTAGCACTGGGCCTCGTCACGACAGAACATTTGGAAG AGCTCCAGAGCAAACGTCACGAGCGAAAGAGGAGGAGTACGGCCAATCCGGCCTATAGCGGACTCCTTGAACCCGAG CGGAAACGTTTTGCCTCAAACTATCTGAGCAACCCATTCATATCAGGGAGAG CCAATGAGGATCTATTTTGGAAG CATGAGATCACACATGATGAATACTGCTCCGCGTGCAAACGAGGCAGTTACCTGCAGACCTGCGGTGCCTGTCCAAGAGCTTATCATTTAGATTGTCTGGACCCGCCATTAAAAGTACCACCCAAAGGAGTCTGGTTGTGTCCAAAGTGCCAACAAAAG ttattAAAGAAAGACGCAGTGCCATGGAGCGGGGCCCTTACATTAGTCCAGTCGTACGTGACCCACAAATCAG TAAAAGAAGAGGAGAAGAGAAAGCTGCTAAAGAAAGGCAACGAGCTGAAGAACGAACAGCGGCAGCTTGAGGATCAGGAGCGACTGCTGAATAACGCCATGAAG AAATGCTTGGAGCTAAAGAATAGcttgctggtccagcagaaaggGACCCAGTCCTCTCTGGAACGCCTCAAAACTCTCATTAAACTCATCCAGAGTGAGCAGATGATTCAGGTCACCATGACAACCAcctcttcatcctcctccccCCCTCCGTTGACTGTCACTTGGATCAAACCGTCATCTGCCGCTGCCAACACCGCTTTCCACAAAGCCCTGCAGCCGTCTCACAGCAACAACTGA
- the LOC108710721 gene encoding PHD finger protein 21B isoform X2 produces the protein MELHSLPEPLPCLQLAVRSCPVGSAKPIPLIKSPSSQGIAISVVPAKAPVTMVTAHLNGQKSTNATAPSATSATEQTAPINLQTTGKLVGGTLNLATRRVSDISHAQALGTITAVPIKIPQVSSLHRLAGHGPAVLPQVRPKTLIPESLSISPCREQPSKQPPTFQKATVVSIKNPSPALPTANNTVGHIPTSASQSQSVLEPTISSPLSGAGVAYAIISASPSNASPINTSTVSVVNDGIKVQPLLISADSKVGPNTSERQPCGSAATLCSLRFFLYFSQVIIIQPQIQSQPECKTEIKKLSEETQTPQGPPAAKKKKEENPEKIAFMVALGLVTTEHLEELQSKRHERKRRSTANPAYSGLLEPERKRFASNYLSNPFISGRANEDLFWKHEITHDEYCSACKRGSYLQTCGACPRAYHLDCLDPPLKVPPKGVWLCPKCQQKLLKKDAVPWSGALTLVQSYVTHKSVKEEEKRKLLKKGNELKNEQRQLEDQERLLNNAMKKCLELKNSLLVQQKGTQSSLERLKTLIKLIQSEQMIQVTMTTTSSSSSPPPLTVTWIKPSSAAANTAFHKALQPSHSNN, from the exons CTGGCAGTCCGGAGCTGTCCTGTTGGTAGTGCCAAGCCCATCCCGCTCATCAAATCACCCAGCAGCCAGGGCATCGCCATATCAGTCGTTCCGGCCAAAGCCCCCGTCACTATGGTGACCGCACACCTCAATGGCCAAAAATCAACCAATGCCACAGCTCCTTCAGCAACGAGCGCCACCGAACAGACTGCGCCAATCAACCTCCAAACCACAGGCAAACTGGTGGGCGGAACCTTAAATCTGGCAACAAGGAGGGTGTCTGACATATCCCATGCGCAG GCATTGGGAACAATAACGGCGGTGCCCATCAAAATCCCTCAGGTGAGCTCCTTGCACAGATTGGCAGGACACGGCCCTGCAGTGCTACCTCAG GTTAGGCCAAAGACTCTGATCCCAGAAAGCCTCTCGATCTCCCCCTGCAGAGAGCAGCCTTCCAAGCAGCCCCCTACCTTTCAAAAAGCCACAGTCGTCAGCATCAAAAACCCCAGCCCCGCCCTTCCCACCGCCAACAATACGGTCGGCCACATCCCCACTTCCGCTAGCCAATCCCAGAGTGTTTTAGAGCCGACGATTTCCTCTCCTCTCAGCGGGGCCGGAGTTGCCTATGCCATTATATCGGCTTCCCCCAGCAATGCCAGTCCCATTAACACCAGCACAGTCTCCGTGGTCAACGACGGCATCAAAGTTCAGCCGCTCCTCATCAGCGCTGACAGTAAGGTGGGTCCAAATACATCCGAGCGTCAGCCTTGTGGCTCAGCAGCGACTCTTTGTTCACTCCGATTCTTCCTTTACTTTTCTCAGGTTATCATTATTCAGCCTCAAATCCAGAGCCAGCCAGAATGCAAAACTGAAATCAAGAAGCTTTCGGAAGAGACGCAGACACCTCAGGGACCCCCAGCTGccaaaaagaaaaaggaggaaaatccagag aAAATTGCCTTCATGGTAGCACTGGGCCTCGTCACGACAGAACATTTGGAAG AGCTCCAGAGCAAACGTCACGAGCGAAAGAGGAGGAGTACGGCCAATCCGGCCTATAGCGGACTCCTTGAACCCGAG CGGAAACGTTTTGCCTCAAACTATCTGAGCAACCCATTCATATCAGGGAGAG CCAATGAGGATCTATTTTGGAAG CATGAGATCACACATGATGAATACTGCTCCGCGTGCAAACGAGGCAGTTACCTGCAGACCTGCGGTGCCTGTCCAAGAGCTTATCATTTAGATTGTCTGGACCCGCCATTAAAAGTACCACCCAAAGGAGTCTGGTTGTGTCCAAAGTGCCAACAAAAG ttattAAAGAAAGACGCAGTGCCATGGAGCGGGGCCCTTACATTAGTCCAGTCGTACGTGACCCACAAATCAG TAAAAGAAGAGGAGAAGAGAAAGCTGCTAAAGAAAGGCAACGAGCTGAAGAACGAACAGCGGCAGCTTGAGGATCAGGAGCGACTGCTGAATAACGCCATGAAG AAATGCTTGGAGCTAAAGAATAGcttgctggtccagcagaaaggGACCCAGTCCTCTCTGGAACGCCTCAAAACTCTCATTAAACTCATCCAGAGTGAGCAGATGATTCAGGTCACCATGACAACCAcctcttcatcctcctccccCCCTCCGTTGACTGTCACTTGGATCAAACCGTCATCTGCCGCTGCCAACACCGCTTTCCACAAAGCCCTGCAGCCGTCTCACAGCAACAACTGA
- the LOC108710721 gene encoding PHD finger protein 21B isoform X4 → MKQDPQLAVRSCPVGSAKPIPLIKSPSSQGIAISVVPAKAPVTMVTAHLNGQKSTNATAPSATSATEQTAPINLQTTGKLVGGTLNLATRRVSDISHAQALGTITAVPIKIPQVSSLHRLAGHGPAVLPQVRPKTLIPESLSISPCREQPSKQPPTFQKATVVSIKNPSPALPTANNTVGHIPTSASQSQSVLEPTISSPLSGAGVAYAIISASPSNASPINTSTVSVVNDGIKVQPLLISADSKVGPNTSERQPCGSAATLCSLRFFLYFSQVIIIQPQIQSQPECKTEIKKLSEETQTPQGPPAAKKKKEENPEKIAFMVALGLVTTEHLEELQSKRHERKRRSTANPAYSGLLEPERKRFASNYLSNPFISGRANEDLFWKHEITHDEYCSACKRGSYLQTCGACPRAYHLDCLDPPLKVPPKGVWLCPKCQQKLLKKDAVPWSGALTLVQSYVTHKSVKEEEKRKLLKKGNELKNEQRQLEDQERLLNNAMKKCLELKNSLLVQQKGTQSSLERLKTLIKLIQSEQMIQVTMTTTSSSSSPPPLTVTWIKPSSAAANTAFHKALQPSHSNN, encoded by the exons CTGGCAGTCCGGAGCTGTCCTGTTGGTAGTGCCAAGCCCATCCCGCTCATCAAATCACCCAGCAGCCAGGGCATCGCCATATCAGTCGTTCCGGCCAAAGCCCCCGTCACTATGGTGACCGCACACCTCAATGGCCAAAAATCAACCAATGCCACAGCTCCTTCAGCAACGAGCGCCACCGAACAGACTGCGCCAATCAACCTCCAAACCACAGGCAAACTGGTGGGCGGAACCTTAAATCTGGCAACAAGGAGGGTGTCTGACATATCCCATGCGCAG GCATTGGGAACAATAACGGCGGTGCCCATCAAAATCCCTCAGGTGAGCTCCTTGCACAGATTGGCAGGACACGGCCCTGCAGTGCTACCTCAG GTTAGGCCAAAGACTCTGATCCCAGAAAGCCTCTCGATCTCCCCCTGCAGAGAGCAGCCTTCCAAGCAGCCCCCTACCTTTCAAAAAGCCACAGTCGTCAGCATCAAAAACCCCAGCCCCGCCCTTCCCACCGCCAACAATACGGTCGGCCACATCCCCACTTCCGCTAGCCAATCCCAGAGTGTTTTAGAGCCGACGATTTCCTCTCCTCTCAGCGGGGCCGGAGTTGCCTATGCCATTATATCGGCTTCCCCCAGCAATGCCAGTCCCATTAACACCAGCACAGTCTCCGTGGTCAACGACGGCATCAAAGTTCAGCCGCTCCTCATCAGCGCTGACAGTAAGGTGGGTCCAAATACATCCGAGCGTCAGCCTTGTGGCTCAGCAGCGACTCTTTGTTCACTCCGATTCTTCCTTTACTTTTCTCAGGTTATCATTATTCAGCCTCAAATCCAGAGCCAGCCAGAATGCAAAACTGAAATCAAGAAGCTTTCGGAAGAGACGCAGACACCTCAGGGACCCCCAGCTGccaaaaagaaaaaggaggaaaatccagag aAAATTGCCTTCATGGTAGCACTGGGCCTCGTCACGACAGAACATTTGGAAG AGCTCCAGAGCAAACGTCACGAGCGAAAGAGGAGGAGTACGGCCAATCCGGCCTATAGCGGACTCCTTGAACCCGAG CGGAAACGTTTTGCCTCAAACTATCTGAGCAACCCATTCATATCAGGGAGAG CCAATGAGGATCTATTTTGGAAG CATGAGATCACACATGATGAATACTGCTCCGCGTGCAAACGAGGCAGTTACCTGCAGACCTGCGGTGCCTGTCCAAGAGCTTATCATTTAGATTGTCTGGACCCGCCATTAAAAGTACCACCCAAAGGAGTCTGGTTGTGTCCAAAGTGCCAACAAAAG ttattAAAGAAAGACGCAGTGCCATGGAGCGGGGCCCTTACATTAGTCCAGTCGTACGTGACCCACAAATCAG TAAAAGAAGAGGAGAAGAGAAAGCTGCTAAAGAAAGGCAACGAGCTGAAGAACGAACAGCGGCAGCTTGAGGATCAGGAGCGACTGCTGAATAACGCCATGAAG AAATGCTTGGAGCTAAAGAATAGcttgctggtccagcagaaaggGACCCAGTCCTCTCTGGAACGCCTCAAAACTCTCATTAAACTCATCCAGAGTGAGCAGATGATTCAGGTCACCATGACAACCAcctcttcatcctcctccccCCCTCCGTTGACTGTCACTTGGATCAAACCGTCATCTGCCGCTGCCAACACCGCTTTCCACAAAGCCCTGCAGCCGTCTCACAGCAACAACTGA
- the LOC108710721 gene encoding PHD finger protein 21B isoform X1, producing the protein MELHSLPEPLPCLQKLAVRSCPVGSAKPIPLIKSPSSQGIAISVVPAKAPVTMVTAHLNGQKSTNATAPSATSATEQTAPINLQTTGKLVGGTLNLATRRVSDISHAQALGTITAVPIKIPQVSSLHRLAGHGPAVLPQVRPKTLIPESLSISPCREQPSKQPPTFQKATVVSIKNPSPALPTANNTVGHIPTSASQSQSVLEPTISSPLSGAGVAYAIISASPSNASPINTSTVSVVNDGIKVQPLLISADSKVGPNTSERQPCGSAATLCSLRFFLYFSQVIIIQPQIQSQPECKTEIKKLSEETQTPQGPPAAKKKKEENPEKIAFMVALGLVTTEHLEELQSKRHERKRRSTANPAYSGLLEPERKRFASNYLSNPFISGRANEDLFWKHEITHDEYCSACKRGSYLQTCGACPRAYHLDCLDPPLKVPPKGVWLCPKCQQKLLKKDAVPWSGALTLVQSYVTHKSVKEEEKRKLLKKGNELKNEQRQLEDQERLLNNAMKKCLELKNSLLVQQKGTQSSLERLKTLIKLIQSEQMIQVTMTTTSSSSSPPPLTVTWIKPSSAAANTAFHKALQPSHSNN; encoded by the exons AAGCTGGCAGTCCGGAGCTGTCCTGTTGGTAGTGCCAAGCCCATCCCGCTCATCAAATCACCCAGCAGCCAGGGCATCGCCATATCAGTCGTTCCGGCCAAAGCCCCCGTCACTATGGTGACCGCACACCTCAATGGCCAAAAATCAACCAATGCCACAGCTCCTTCAGCAACGAGCGCCACCGAACAGACTGCGCCAATCAACCTCCAAACCACAGGCAAACTGGTGGGCGGAACCTTAAATCTGGCAACAAGGAGGGTGTCTGACATATCCCATGCGCAG GCATTGGGAACAATAACGGCGGTGCCCATCAAAATCCCTCAGGTGAGCTCCTTGCACAGATTGGCAGGACACGGCCCTGCAGTGCTACCTCAG GTTAGGCCAAAGACTCTGATCCCAGAAAGCCTCTCGATCTCCCCCTGCAGAGAGCAGCCTTCCAAGCAGCCCCCTACCTTTCAAAAAGCCACAGTCGTCAGCATCAAAAACCCCAGCCCCGCCCTTCCCACCGCCAACAATACGGTCGGCCACATCCCCACTTCCGCTAGCCAATCCCAGAGTGTTTTAGAGCCGACGATTTCCTCTCCTCTCAGCGGGGCCGGAGTTGCCTATGCCATTATATCGGCTTCCCCCAGCAATGCCAGTCCCATTAACACCAGCACAGTCTCCGTGGTCAACGACGGCATCAAAGTTCAGCCGCTCCTCATCAGCGCTGACAGTAAGGTGGGTCCAAATACATCCGAGCGTCAGCCTTGTGGCTCAGCAGCGACTCTTTGTTCACTCCGATTCTTCCTTTACTTTTCTCAGGTTATCATTATTCAGCCTCAAATCCAGAGCCAGCCAGAATGCAAAACTGAAATCAAGAAGCTTTCGGAAGAGACGCAGACACCTCAGGGACCCCCAGCTGccaaaaagaaaaaggaggaaaatccagag aAAATTGCCTTCATGGTAGCACTGGGCCTCGTCACGACAGAACATTTGGAAG AGCTCCAGAGCAAACGTCACGAGCGAAAGAGGAGGAGTACGGCCAATCCGGCCTATAGCGGACTCCTTGAACCCGAG CGGAAACGTTTTGCCTCAAACTATCTGAGCAACCCATTCATATCAGGGAGAG CCAATGAGGATCTATTTTGGAAG CATGAGATCACACATGATGAATACTGCTCCGCGTGCAAACGAGGCAGTTACCTGCAGACCTGCGGTGCCTGTCCAAGAGCTTATCATTTAGATTGTCTGGACCCGCCATTAAAAGTACCACCCAAAGGAGTCTGGTTGTGTCCAAAGTGCCAACAAAAG ttattAAAGAAAGACGCAGTGCCATGGAGCGGGGCCCTTACATTAGTCCAGTCGTACGTGACCCACAAATCAG TAAAAGAAGAGGAGAAGAGAAAGCTGCTAAAGAAAGGCAACGAGCTGAAGAACGAACAGCGGCAGCTTGAGGATCAGGAGCGACTGCTGAATAACGCCATGAAG AAATGCTTGGAGCTAAAGAATAGcttgctggtccagcagaaaggGACCCAGTCCTCTCTGGAACGCCTCAAAACTCTCATTAAACTCATCCAGAGTGAGCAGATGATTCAGGTCACCATGACAACCAcctcttcatcctcctccccCCCTCCGTTGACTGTCACTTGGATCAAACCGTCATCTGCCGCTGCCAACACCGCTTTCCACAAAGCCCTGCAGCCGTCTCACAGCAACAACTGA